The following proteins are co-located in the Sphingorhabdus lutea genome:
- a CDS encoding efflux RND transporter periplasmic adaptor subunit, which produces MAFHHKKYYIAALLALALTSCKNGDEGGQPARNVQPVVDIITIGKIDEAFDVQAVGTISYREETPLGFTTSGKIASVKYREGDFVKAGALLATLDSTNVAADVKAARAEYDRANAEFTRSSTLFKQGWITKPRVEQAQAAMLAAKARMSQAQFAASTSALYAPSNGVIISRSADAGQVIAAGTPALIIGRADKGFVLKISIIDKYLSQIVPGKKISVALSGAEDRPFDAVISEVDGRANPATGSFFAYAQLPAIANLKSGQIAKAKIPLYSDSEKLVAIPASAIFGVRNNEALVYIYDPQSHVASIRNVQLGQLTDKWIIIENGLKMGEKIIASGHEKVSDGQKVRLGNQSKIAK; this is translated from the coding sequence ATGGCATTTCATCATAAAAAATATTATATTGCGGCTTTATTGGCGCTCGCCTTAACATCTTGTAAAAATGGCGATGAAGGCGGGCAGCCCGCGCGCAATGTGCAACCGGTGGTGGATATAATCACCATTGGCAAAATTGATGAAGCATTTGACGTTCAGGCGGTTGGCACAATTAGTTATAGAGAAGAAACCCCGCTTGGTTTCACAACATCAGGAAAAATTGCGTCAGTCAAATATCGCGAAGGTGATTTTGTAAAGGCGGGCGCGTTGCTTGCCACATTGGACAGCACCAATGTGGCCGCCGATGTAAAGGCAGCGCGGGCCGAATATGACCGCGCCAATGCGGAATTTACGCGGTCCTCCACCTTATTTAAGCAAGGATGGATTACCAAGCCCCGCGTTGAACAGGCACAGGCTGCGATGCTGGCGGCAAAGGCCCGCATGTCACAGGCCCAATTTGCGGCCAGCACCTCGGCCCTATATGCACCTAGCAATGGGGTGATTATCTCGCGCAGCGCCGATGCTGGACAAGTAATTGCCGCTGGCACGCCTGCGTTAATCATTGGGCGGGCGGATAAAGGCTTTGTCCTTAAAATTTCTATCATTGATAAATATTTATCTCAAATCGTGCCAGGAAAGAAAATTTCTGTCGCCCTGTCTGGCGCAGAGGATAGGCCATTTGACGCAGTGATTAGCGAAGTTGACGGGCGCGCAAACCCTGCAACGGGAAGTTTTTTTGCCTATGCCCAGTTGCCTGCAATCGCCAATTTGAAATCCGGCCAAATTGCCAAGGCCAAAATCCCCCTATATTCAGATAGTGAGAAGTTGGTGGCCATTCCTGCATCTGCGATTTTCGGGGTGCGGAATAATGAAGCACTGGTTTATATTTACGACCCGCAAAGCCATGTGGCATCGATACGCAATGTGCAGCTGGGCCAATTGACTGATAAATGGATAATTATTGAAAATGGTTTGAAAATGGGTGAAAAAATCATCGCATCTGGCCATGAAAAGGTAAGTGATGGGCAGAAGGTCCGGCTTGGCAATCAATCGAAAATTGCAAAATAA
- a CDS encoding OmpA family protein produces MRKFAIGLALASTAIASPALARDGQWYVGVDGGAMLLEDLQLDIANVGTPATLDTDTGYDFGGVVGYDFGGFRLESEVSYRKADITQSRSNDRAFPVTNSGSTVGTALTSNIASTGDASALSFMVNGMLDFGDDDGIQGFVGGGVGVARVDIENVITSTPWLNDSDTGFAWQVLAGVRAPLSDSWDVGLKYRFFNAPGVDLVDRLGRDVSTRFRSHSLMGSLVYNFGGEEPAPPPVVVPVAAPPAPPPPPPPPPPVAQKPVCNVGPYVVYFDWDQSNLTPAGADTLNNAVSQYANCGSAKVMLAGHADTSGAPTYNVGLSQRRNATVRGYLESKGVSAGAISTQAFGETRPALNSGDGVREVKNRRVEVTYGPGSGM; encoded by the coding sequence ATGCGTAAGTTTGCCATCGGTTTGGCTCTTGCATCAACTGCAATCGCTTCACCTGCTTTGGCCCGTGACGGCCAATGGTATGTGGGCGTTGACGGCGGTGCAATGCTATTAGAAGACCTGCAATTGGACATCGCCAATGTAGGCACACCTGCAACATTGGATACCGACACTGGTTATGACTTTGGCGGCGTTGTAGGATATGACTTCGGCGGTTTCCGTTTGGAATCAGAAGTTTCCTATCGCAAAGCTGATATTACTCAATCACGCAGCAATGACCGTGCATTTCCTGTTACAAACAGCGGCAGCACAGTTGGCACTGCATTAACTTCAAATATCGCATCAACCGGCGATGCAAGCGCATTGAGCTTCATGGTCAATGGTATGCTTGATTTTGGTGATGATGACGGCATTCAAGGTTTTGTTGGCGGCGGCGTTGGCGTTGCTCGCGTAGATATTGAAAATGTTATCACTTCAACCCCTTGGTTGAATGATTCTGACACTGGCTTTGCATGGCAAGTTCTTGCCGGCGTTCGCGCTCCTTTGAGCGATAGCTGGGATGTTGGTTTGAAATATCGCTTCTTTAACGCACCTGGCGTTGACTTGGTTGACCGTTTGGGCCGTGACGTTTCAACACGTTTCCGTTCACATTCATTAATGGGTAGCTTGGTTTACAACTTTGGCGGTGAAGAGCCTGCTCCACCACCAGTGGTTGTTCCTGTTGCTGCACCACCAGCACCGCCACCGCCACCACCACCACCACCACCGGTTGCTCAAAAACCAGTATGTAATGTTGGTCCATATGTTGTGTATTTTGATTGGGATCAATCAAACTTGACACCTGCTGGCGCAGACACATTGAACAACGCTGTATCGCAATATGCAAATTGCGGTAGCGCGAAAGTAATGCTTGCTGGTCACGCTGATACCTCAGGCGCACCTACTTATAACGTAGGTTTGTCACAACGTCGTAACGCGACTGTTCGTGGTTATTTGGAAAGCAAAGGCGTTTCAGCCGGCGCAATCAGCACCCAAGCATTTGGTGAAACACGTCCTGCTTTGAACAGCGGCGACGGCGTGCGCGAAGTTAAAAACCGCCGCGTTGAAGTAACCTACGGTCCTGGTTCAGGAATGTAA
- a CDS encoding DUF2793 domain-containing protein, with protein MTQTYNFRLPLLVQGQAQKEISHNEALLLIDILLNPVVEKKLDNPALLIGEQAPIFGNCYLIGETPTGIWANYANYLAVYFENGWRYIAPKINLRIWSKHQNKMLRYDGNIWGGGNIVTAPNGGTTIDVEARSTLAQILSLLQAQGLSA; from the coding sequence ATGACACAGACATATAATTTTAGGCTGCCTTTATTGGTTCAGGGGCAGGCACAAAAGGAAATAAGCCATAATGAGGCATTATTATTAATCGATATTTTATTAAATCCCGTGGTGGAAAAGAAATTGGATAATCCAGCATTATTGATCGGCGAACAGGCACCTATATTTGGCAACTGCTATTTAATTGGGGAAACCCCCACGGGAATTTGGGCGAACTATGCCAATTATTTGGCGGTATATTTTGAAAATGGCTGGCGGTATATCGCACCAAAGATAAATTTACGCATTTGGTCAAAACATCAAAATAAAATGCTGCGCTATGATGGCAATATTTGGGGTGGGGGCAATATTGTCACTGCGCCAAATGGCGGCACGACAATAGATGTAGAGGCCAGATCAACTTTGGCTCAGATTTTGTCATTATTACAAGCACAGGGTTTGAGCGCTTAG
- a CDS encoding phage tail protein: protein MATIALTLAGTAIGGPIGGAIGSILGGQVDNAIFGKPKIGAGRLKELDVQTSTYGAAIPKIYGTMRVAGSVIWASDLIENKVKSGGKGQANSVNYSYSANFAVAIASNHIKSIGRIWADGKLLRGAAGDLKTGGMMRFYPGDEQQQADPLLLAAQGMDKCPAFRGICYVVFEGLQLADFGNRIPSLSFELFEDEQHVSLNRILNDIAPNMAGSTSDEQLIGYQIIQENARDALADLASFYSGFFTEKNGKLYYSNGRKITDYAIGKEYIISVDNKKISKPEHNIGAVGDAPSHLLIRYYAPERDYLPHQVEVQRPGQYDRHLNIDFPATLNMQQAQCAAMAMLNGHYDARHIWTAMLPRHYKKMAVGSIISVHGDPFSWLITETQQNLAGNLIKARRYSDMAAMMDNLSNMPDMQVAGHIAQFDDVHGPTILRAFAAPIFDAQYSHRPMVAIAANGAQHGWRRAAIFVENAAGDALVQAESIAQNSITGDVVQAVLAPAKAEFWDLKSRIIVQLDRKDDILVGASNADILSNKYLNLARIGEEFVQFATCQPRGDGRFELSSFLRGRFASDEAIFNHMANEQFLLIEQNRMNIIDIEALLPAGMPTSSSSDSAVSGEENLSRLDGMLHIEAQGLGDEMPVEAQIANWDKFTRPLRPVHPAIYHHPTDGTQISWQRRSRIDNGWRDYVDIILDEPSEKYQISAFVNGGVNAPNNAQKIELSFTDKNNFWLLDSEKQAIKASLNIPPDELLGLEVRQMGENAPSAPLIFLI from the coding sequence ATGGCAACCATCGCGTTAACATTGGCCGGAACGGCAATTGGCGGGCCAATTGGCGGCGCCATTGGATCAATTTTGGGCGGGCAAGTGGATAATGCCATTTTTGGCAAACCGAAAATTGGGGCTGGCCGGTTAAAGGAATTGGATGTTCAAACATCCACCTATGGCGCGGCCATCCCCAAAATTTACGGCACAATGCGGGTCGCTGGATCGGTTATATGGGCCAGTGATTTAATTGAAAATAAGGTGAAATCAGGGGGCAAGGGGCAGGCAAACAGTGTCAATTACAGCTATTCGGCAAATTTTGCCGTGGCTATTGCCTCTAATCACATCAAATCAATTGGCCGAATTTGGGCCGATGGTAAATTATTACGCGGCGCGGCGGGTGATTTGAAAACAGGCGGGATGATGCGTTTTTACCCTGGCGATGAACAGCAACAAGCCGACCCGTTATTATTGGCCGCACAGGGAATGGATAAATGTCCGGCATTTCGCGGGATCTGCTATGTGGTGTTTGAGGGGCTGCAGCTAGCGGATTTTGGCAATCGCATCCCGTCGCTTAGTTTCGAGCTGTTTGAGGATGAGCAGCATGTGTCATTAAACCGGATATTAAATGACATTGCCCCCAATATGGCCGGATCGACAAGCGATGAACAGTTAATCGGTTATCAAATTATACAGGAAAATGCCCGAGATGCGTTGGCGGATTTAGCATCCTTTTATTCAGGGTTTTTTACTGAGAAAAACGGCAAATTATATTATTCAAATGGCCGAAAAATTACCGATTATGCCATTGGCAAAGAATATATAATTTCGGTTGATAATAAAAAAATATCAAAGCCAGAGCATAATATAGGCGCGGTGGGCGATGCGCCCAGCCATTTGTTGATACGATATTATGCGCCAGAGCGGGATTATCTGCCCCATCAGGTGGAGGTGCAGCGCCCCGGCCAATATGATCGGCATTTGAACATTGATTTTCCCGCCACATTAAATATGCAGCAGGCGCAATGTGCAGCGATGGCAATGTTAAACGGTCATTATGATGCACGCCATATATGGACAGCCATGTTGCCGCGACATTATAAAAAAATGGCGGTGGGTTCTATTATTTCGGTTCATGGCGATCCATTTTCATGGCTGATTACCGAAACACAGCAAAATTTGGCCGGAAATTTAATAAAGGCCAGACGATATAGCGATATGGCCGCGATGATGGATAATTTGTCCAATATGCCCGATATGCAGGTCGCGGGGCATATTGCCCAATTTGATGATGTGCATGGACCGACAATATTGCGGGCATTTGCCGCGCCCATTTTTGATGCGCAATATAGCCATCGGCCAATGGTTGCTATTGCGGCTAATGGTGCGCAACATGGATGGCGCAGGGCCGCCATATTTGTTGAAAATGCGGCTGGTGATGCGCTTGTTCAGGCAGAAAGCATTGCGCAAAATTCAATTACCGGAGATGTGGTGCAGGCCGTATTGGCGCCAGCAAAGGCCGAATTTTGGGATTTAAAAAGCAGGATCATTGTCCAGCTTGACCGCAAGGATGACATATTGGTCGGCGCATCAAATGCCGATATTTTATCAAATAAATATCTAAACCTTGCCCGAATTGGGGAAGAATTTGTGCAATTTGCCACATGCCAGCCGCGCGGTGATGGACGATTTGAACTTAGCAGTTTTTTAAGAGGTCGATTTGCCAGCGATGAAGCGATTTTCAATCATATGGCAAATGAACAATTTTTGCTGATTGAGCAAAATAGGATGAATATTATTGATATAGAAGCATTATTACCCGCAGGCATGCCGACATCCTCATCCTCAGACTCAGCCGTGTCGGGTGAGGAAAATTTGTCCAGATTGGATGGCATGTTGCATATTGAGGCACAGGGGCTTGGCGATGAAATGCCAGTGGAGGCGCAAATTGCCAATTGGGATAAATTTACACGCCCCCTGCGGCCCGTGCATCCCGCAATATATCATCATCCAACGGACGGCACCCAAATTTCATGGCAAAGGCGATCGCGGATTGACAATGGGTGGCGCGATTATGTGGATATTATTTTGGATGAACCAAGCGAGAAATATCAAATTTCGGCATTTGTGAATGGCGGGGTAAATGCCCCAAATAATGCTCAAAAAATCGAGCTTTCCTTTACCGATAAGAATAATTTCTGGCTTTTGGATTCTGAAAAACAGGCAATAAAGGCCAGCTTAAATATCCCGCCGGATGAATTATTGGGATTGGAGGTTCGGCAAATGGGTGAAAATGCGCCATCTGCGCCGCTTATATTTCTTATTTAA
- a CDS encoding DUF2163 domain-containing protein, giving the protein MDNQHDENLSSAPPLTSFCYIWQILRHDGIMLAFTSHDRNVAINGIDYHASSGLIPTSIDAALGLENNGPDVDGILSNNAITDADIRAGKWDYAQIKLAIADWDKKTIIDDEMSIYHMGAIRHDGHHFTAELEGISAALLYPIIPKTSPTCRARLGDAKCGINLNKYRCRAHIEKIEGERIFITPAVQLTPHYLAHGSIKFLSGRSCGHKSAIWDNDVNSVKIVDMPYASAQVGDMILLTQGCPKSISACGDRFENAQNFRGEPFLPGNDLLTRYPNAI; this is encoded by the coding sequence ATGGATAATCAACATGATGAAAATTTATCATCTGCGCCGCCATTGACCAGTTTTTGTTATATTTGGCAAATTTTGCGCCATGATGGGATCATGTTGGCCTTTACATCACATGACCGAAATGTGGCAATAAATGGGATAGATTATCATGCCAGTAGCGGGTTAATCCCCACCAGCATCGATGCGGCATTGGGACTTGAAAATAATGGGCCGGATGTGGATGGCATTTTGTCCAATAATGCCATTACCGATGCGGATATACGGGCGGGAAAATGGGATTATGCGCAAATAAAATTGGCCATTGCCGATTGGGACAAAAAAACCATTATTGATGATGAAATGTCCATTTATCATATGGGGGCGATCCGCCATGATGGGCATCATTTCACCGCAGAGTTGGAGGGAATATCGGCGGCGTTATTATACCCCATCATTCCCAAAACATCGCCAACATGCCGTGCGCGATTGGGCGATGCAAAATGCGGTATAAATTTGAATAAATATCGGTGCAGGGCGCATATTGAAAAAATTGAGGGGGAACGAATTTTTATCACCCCGGCGGTGCAATTAACCCCCCATTATCTGGCACATGGCAGCATTAAATTTTTAAGCGGGCGATCATGCGGACATAAATCGGCCATTTGGGATAATGATGTAAATAGTGTGAAAATTGTCGATATGCCTTATGCCTCAGCGCAAGTGGGTGATATGATTTTATTGACCCAAGGCTGCCCCAAAAGCATTTCGGCATGTGGCGATCGTTTCGAAAATGCCCAAAATTTTCGAGGCGAACCATTTTTGCCGGGCAATGATTTATTGACCCGATATCCCAATGCCATTTAA